TTGATCTCAAAGTAAACCCGGGGATGCTGGAAAAGCGTTCAGGAGAGCATGAAGAAGACTTTGTCTGTTATGCGGATGGAAAGCTGGTTGGCTTTTTAGGGCTCTACGTGTTTCATGGCGGTGAGGCAGAAGTGAGCGGTATGGTCCATCCAGCCTACAGAAGAAAAGGCATATTTACAGCGTTGCAAGCACAAGCCGCTGACGCATGCAGACGAAGAGGGATTCCGGCGCAGTTGTTTATCGTTCAGCGAGATTCGGAAAACGGTAAGTCATATATGGAGCGAATCGGCGGGGAATATCAATTCTCGGAATACTGGATGGATTTAGGGGACAAGCAAAGAGCAACGGTTTCTGGAAACGTGCTGCTTCGACCTGAGATCGCCAGTGACTACGAAACATTGATTTGGCTGAACGTCCATGGTTTTCAAATGGAAGAAGAACGCGCAAGGGAAATGGCCGAGAACATGGCGGGTGATCCCAAGGCTACCACGCATTTGATGATAGTCGATGATAAGGCCATTGGCAAAATAAGCGTAAACAAGGATGAGGGCAAGGCGTTTATTTATGGATTTTGTGTCCACCCAGATTACCAAGGGAAAGGATATGGACGCCAGGCATTGGCACAAACAATCGAGATGCTGGTGAAAGAGGGATATCACCACGTATCACTGGAAGTAGCCTGTGAAAACAGCAATGCCTTGGGGTTGTATGAATCATGCGGCTTTTTTGTAAAGTCGGCCAATGATTACTACAAGCTGGCATTGTAGCGCGCAAACTGCTTTTGAACATCTCCCAGGTTGGAAAACGCAATAGCTTCCATGCTACGATAAGAGAGAAGCAAGGAGCGTTGTAAAAAGGAGTGACTCACTATGAAACTGTTGTCCATCGAACCGACGCCCAGTCCAAATGTCATGAAGCTGAATGTCGACGAGCGTTTGCCGGATGGGGTCCAACATGTTTATACAAAAAAAGATGCGAGTAAAGCACCAGAACTCATGAACAAGCTCTTGGAGATCGAAGGGGTAACCTCGATTTTTCATACGGCAGACTTTCTCGCGCTGGAGCGAAAGTCCAATGCAGATTGGCAGCGTATTTTGACTGTCGCCCGCGAGATTTTGCAAGCAGGTGGAGGAGCGGCTGTTCCTGATATGTCTGCGGAGGATGCGGGGGCATTTGGAGAGGCGCAAGTGTATATTCAAATGTTCCGCGGTGTACCGATGCAGGTCAAGGTGACCATGGGGACAGAGCAGATTCGTGCAGCGCTGCCAGAGCGTTTTGGACAGGCAGCCGTGCGGGCGGGATCTGCGTCGCCCAACCTTATCATGGAGCGAAAATGGGTCGAGCATGGCGTGCGCTATGGCGATTTGCGCGAGATTGGCGAGGAGGTCGCATTGGAAGTCGATGCCTCCTATCCAGAGAGCCGTGTGGAAGAAATCGTGCAACAGGCCATGGCGCTTGGTCCCGGGGAAACTCCAGAGCCAATCGTGCGTGAAAAGAAAGTCGTTACGCTGGAGATGCTCGATGATCCAGATTGGCAAAAAAGATATGAAGCGCTGGATCGGATGGAGCCTACCGAAGAGGATTTGCCTGTTTTGGAAAAAGCGCTTCGTGACGGCAAACCGTCGATTCGCAGGCTGGCGGTTGTGTATCTGGGCATGATTGGCGGCGATGATGTTTTCCCGCTGCTGTTTGAAGTGCTCCGAGATGATTCCGTCTCTGTACGACGTACAGCAGGCGATACCTTGTCTGACTTGGGTGACACCCGCGCAATTCTGCCGATGTGTGAGGCGTTGAAGGATAAAAACAAGCTGGTACGCTGGCGTGCTGCTCGCTACTTGTTTGAGGTGGGGGATGAAACCGCCTTGGACGCTTTGCGTGCCGCACAGAACGATCCCGAGTTCGAGGTCAGCTTGCAAGTCCAAATGGCCGTCCAGCGCATTGAAAGCGGCGAGGCGGCTAGCGGTACCGTTTGGCAGCAAATGACTCGCCGAAACGATTAGTCGCTGCTTCCAGTTGAATAAGAGCCCTCTATCAAGCAGGCTGAAGTGAAGTGCCCCCTGCTAAGAGGGCTTTTTTGTTCGTGTGTTCGTTGGTTGGATATACGGCGAATAGCGGGGCATACTGCTTCAAGAAGAGTGGTAAACAAGTTGGTTTATTAGGTAAATATTGGTATAAGTCAGTATAAAAATAGACACAGTTCAATAATAGTTGACTTCCACCTTATCCATCCCTTAGACTAGGAAAGGGTTTAGCTTATGTTATCAACATCGCTAGTGCGTAGGGGAGATTGTGTATGACAACCAATCACTATGACGTTGTTATTGTAGGTGGGGGACTTGCTGGTCTTTCCAGTGCCGCCTACCTGTCGTCGAAAGGCAAAAAAGTTGCAGTTTTGGAACGCGGTCAATTGGGTGGACGTGCCGTTACACTGAAGATCAAAGGATTTAACTTCAACTTCGGTGCCCACGCCATTTATGCTCGCGACAGCTCCGTTTTGAGAACGTTTGAAAAAGAATTGGGTCTGAGCATCGATTGGCAGGATTTCAATCCGACAAAAGCCAAGTACGATATTGGTAGCGATCTGACTGCAGTTCCGGCGAATGTACAAGGACTTTTCCAAACGAAGCTCTTAAAAGGCATGGACAAAGTATTGTTTACGTTTGAGATTTTGAAAACGATGCTAAAAATGGAGAAAGGCCATCCACATATGTCGATTCAAAAGTGGATGGAGAAAAAGCAAGTCAACGAAGAAGTGCGAGAAATGATGTTGACGCTTGCTTCTTCCAACTTTTTCACACGTGAACCTGAAAAGATTCCTTCTGACGTCTTCTTTTCTTACTACAGCCGTTTGTTTACAACGAATAAACCGGTAGCGTATATCGGTGGTGGCTGGCAAGCATTGATCAATGAATTCGTGCGTGTGATTGAAGCAAATCAGGGTACGATTCTGATCAAAACCAAAGTAGAAAAGTTCCAAGTAGAGAATGATCGTGTGGTTGGAGTGGTGACACCGGAGGGCGAATTTACGGCGGATGAATTTATTTGCTGTATTCCGCCGAAGGAGATGGCGAAAGTCTTTGCAGAGACTCGCCTGGAACATGCAATTGCACAGCATGCTGAATACGAGCCAACGGTTGTTATGGTGTATGACATTGGCTTGAAAGAGCGAATTGACGTACCGTTCTCCTACATCTACGAAAAAGCAAACAATATTTTCATTACCGATATCTCGTATTATGACCGCACTTGTGTACCTGAAGGCGGGCAGTTGCTGCAGGCGACTGCTTACATGCGTCAGGATGAAGTAGGAAACAAGGAAGCGGCCGAAATCCGCAAACAAGAGATTGAAAACCTGTATGACAAACATTTCCCGGGCTGGCGTGAACAACTGGTTGTGCCACGCGTTTCTGCTCGTGCAGTCGTACAGGAGATCAAATGGACCATGAATCAGAAGCCAATGCCGATTTTCATGCCAGATTACCGCAACCTGTTCTTCGCGGGTGACTGGTGTGAAGGACAAGGCCAGCTGTCTGAGCTGTCTTTCTCTAGCGCAATGAACGTTGCCAAGCTGATTTTGGAAAAAGAATAAGTCAATGACGAGCGGGTGTTCCTTGAAGAAGGAATGCCTGCTTGTTTTTTCTCAGTCAACGTTTCAAAAAGAAAAGCCCGCCAATGTAGATGGCAGGCCACATGGATTACGCTTTCTGACTATATACGTGATAAACGAGATTGCCGATTTGCGCCATGACGTTGGCAGCATCCTTTTGTTCGAGTCCCTTGTTTAAAATGGACAAAGTGACAGCATGAGAACCGGTGTAGAGGATGCCGACATCATGCGTGATTTTGGTCACAGAGCCAGTCTTGTTGGCGAATTCCCATTTCGGAATCATCCCGATCACATCGCCGTCTGGGTCAGGCAAAAGGAAGGGAATGCGGTCACGGTGCTGCTGAGCCTTCAAGATGGCGACCATTTTTAAACAGCTGTCGTAGGAGATGACTTTTCCTGTTGCCACGTATCGGAGGTGACTTCCCATGTCTTTTGCCGTTACCTCATTGTATCCTTCCAATTCGGCTGGGACGACCATGAGCTTGTTGTAGAAGTGACTGTTTGTCATTTCGGTTTTTTGCATCGCATTGCGGATGCTCTCTGTTCCGACGAGATCAATCATCATGTTCGTGGCTGTATTGTCGCTTTGGATGATCATCAGGGTAACCAGGTCGCGAATCGTAAATTCAGTGCCGGGGGTCATATGCTGAAGAACACCTGCACCGCCAACGAGATCCTCTGCACGCAGTTTCATTTTGTCCTCTAAGGCAAACTTGCCTGCATACGCCTCTGCAAAAACAGCTGTCATGATCGGGACTTTGATTACACTGGCTGCATAAAAGCGTTGATCTTCGTTGATGGATAATGTTTCACCGGTTTGCAAATCTTCGAAAAAGATTCCCCATTCTCCTCCAGCGTCCTTGATCAGACTGGATATTTGGGCAAAAAGACTGGATAACATGCAGACCCATCTCCTTTTGTTTCGATGTAGACAAAATTTTCTCAAGATAATATTATTTAGTCATGCTCCTAACAAGCAAGAAGAATTATTCCTAAGATGGGGGTTTTGCTGTTGCATAAGTGGAAGAAACTATCATTTTGTGCTGTTCTGTTAACCAGTTTAGCGTTCGCTGGCTGTGGAACACCGCAAGCAAGCACCACGGGGGAGACGACAGGTGCGAAGCAGGAGCAGAGTAGCGCCCCCCAAGTGATGCAGGTCAACCTGAACACTGGTGAGCCAAGCACGATCGACCCTGGACTGGCAGAAGATATCCCTTCGATGTCTGTTGCCCGTGCAGCATTTGATGGCCTCCTGCGCTTGAATGAAAAAGGCGAGCTGAAAGAGGCGGTCGCAGAGAAGTATGA
This genomic stretch from Brevibacillus brevis harbors:
- a CDS encoding GNAT family N-acetyltransferase, translating into MTYTITAKKTLTSEELAQIKELVAICNEQDGIDLKVNPGMLEKRSGEHEEDFVCYADGKLVGFLGLYVFHGGEAEVSGMVHPAYRRKGIFTALQAQAADACRRRGIPAQLFIVQRDSENGKSYMERIGGEYQFSEYWMDLGDKQRATVSGNVLLRPEIASDYETLIWLNVHGFQMEEERAREMAENMAGDPKATTHLMIVDDKAIGKISVNKDEGKAFIYGFCVHPDYQGKGYGRQALAQTIEMLVKEGYHHVSLEVACENSNALGLYESCGFFVKSANDYYKLAL
- a CDS encoding virulence factor, which translates into the protein MKLLSIEPTPSPNVMKLNVDERLPDGVQHVYTKKDASKAPELMNKLLEIEGVTSIFHTADFLALERKSNADWQRILTVAREILQAGGGAAVPDMSAEDAGAFGEAQVYIQMFRGVPMQVKVTMGTEQIRAALPERFGQAAVRAGSASPNLIMERKWVEHGVRYGDLREIGEEVALEVDASYPESRVEEIVQQAMALGPGETPEPIVREKKVVTLEMLDDPDWQKRYEALDRMEPTEEDLPVLEKALRDGKPSIRRLAVVYLGMIGGDDVFPLLFEVLRDDSVSVRRTAGDTLSDLGDTRAILPMCEALKDKNKLVRWRAARYLFEVGDETALDALRAAQNDPEFEVSLQVQMAVQRIESGEAASGTVWQQMTRRND
- a CDS encoding phytoene desaturase family protein, which codes for MTTNHYDVVIVGGGLAGLSSAAYLSSKGKKVAVLERGQLGGRAVTLKIKGFNFNFGAHAIYARDSSVLRTFEKELGLSIDWQDFNPTKAKYDIGSDLTAVPANVQGLFQTKLLKGMDKVLFTFEILKTMLKMEKGHPHMSIQKWMEKKQVNEEVREMMLTLASSNFFTREPEKIPSDVFFSYYSRLFTTNKPVAYIGGGWQALINEFVRVIEANQGTILIKTKVEKFQVENDRVVGVVTPEGEFTADEFICCIPPKEMAKVFAETRLEHAIAQHAEYEPTVVMVYDIGLKERIDVPFSYIYEKANNIFITDISYYDRTCVPEGGQLLQATAYMRQDEVGNKEAAEIRKQEIENLYDKHFPGWREQLVVPRVSARAVVQEIKWTMNQKPMPIFMPDYRNLFFAGDWCEGQGQLSELSFSSAMNVAKLILEKE
- a CDS encoding serine hydrolase → MLSSLFAQISSLIKDAGGEWGIFFEDLQTGETLSINEDQRFYAASVIKVPIMTAVFAEAYAGKFALEDKMKLRAEDLVGGAGVLQHMTPGTEFTIRDLVTLMIIQSDNTATNMMIDLVGTESIRNAMQKTEMTNSHFYNKLMVVPAELEGYNEVTAKDMGSHLRYVATGKVISYDSCLKMVAILKAQQHRDRIPFLLPDPDGDVIGMIPKWEFANKTGSVTKITHDVGILYTGSHAVTLSILNKGLEQKDAANVMAQIGNLVYHVYSQKA